From Humibacter ginsenosidimutans, a single genomic window includes:
- a CDS encoding acetylornithine transaminase has protein sequence MSLGSRLALFVRGEGSSVWDEKGNRYLDFLGGIAVNSLGHAHPVFVDAVSRQAVTLAHVSNYFASPQQLQLAATVKRIAGTGDAGRVFFANSGTEAVEAAVKLARLHGHAIGTETILCLDGAFHGRTMGALAVTPKAAYQDPFMPMLSGARAIEPTIEALEAAFAQPQASIAALIVEPIQGEAGVVELPDGYLRRARELTTQHGALLIVDEVQTGVGRTGEWFAFQREGIVPDAITLAKGIAGGFPLGALVTFGAASDLFQPGNHNSTFGGNPLATAVGQAVIGEIERANLLQNAAVRGAQLCAGVEGMPLVSGTRGAGLLIGITLKAPVAVQLRDEAQRRGLIVNAPDASVIRIAPALTIGDAEVEEFLALFREAVETVAAGIDQENAS, from the coding sequence ATGAGCCTCGGATCCCGCCTCGCGCTCTTCGTGCGCGGCGAGGGTTCCTCGGTGTGGGACGAGAAGGGCAACCGCTACCTCGACTTCCTCGGCGGCATCGCCGTGAACTCGCTCGGCCACGCGCATCCGGTGTTCGTGGATGCCGTCTCCCGCCAGGCCGTGACGCTCGCGCACGTCTCCAACTACTTCGCCTCCCCGCAACAGTTGCAGCTCGCGGCGACCGTGAAGCGCATCGCCGGCACCGGCGACGCCGGCAGGGTGTTCTTCGCGAACTCCGGCACCGAGGCGGTCGAGGCCGCCGTGAAGCTCGCGCGACTGCACGGGCATGCCATAGGGACCGAGACCATCCTGTGCCTCGACGGCGCGTTCCACGGTCGGACCATGGGAGCGCTGGCCGTCACGCCGAAGGCCGCCTATCAAGACCCGTTCATGCCGATGCTGTCGGGAGCGCGGGCGATCGAACCCACGATCGAGGCGCTGGAGGCGGCGTTCGCGCAGCCGCAGGCATCCATCGCCGCACTCATCGTGGAGCCCATCCAGGGTGAGGCCGGCGTCGTCGAGCTGCCGGACGGCTATCTGCGCAGGGCGCGCGAGCTCACGACGCAGCACGGTGCGCTGCTGATCGTTGACGAGGTGCAGACCGGTGTCGGCCGCACGGGAGAGTGGTTCGCCTTCCAGCGGGAGGGCATCGTGCCCGACGCGATCACCCTGGCCAAGGGCATCGCCGGCGGCTTCCCGCTGGGTGCGCTGGTCACGTTCGGCGCCGCGAGCGACCTGTTCCAGCCCGGCAACCACAACTCCACGTTCGGCGGCAATCCGCTGGCGACCGCGGTCGGCCAGGCCGTGATCGGTGAGATCGAGCGCGCGAACCTGCTGCAGAACGCCGCGGTGCGCGGCGCCCAGCTGTGCGCCGGCGTCGAGGGGATGCCCCTGGTCAGCGGAACCCGCGGCGCGGGCCTGCTGATCGGCATCACGCTGAAGGCACCCGTCGCCGTGCAGCTCCGCGACGAGGCGCAGCGCAGAGGGCTCATCGTGAACGCTCCCGACGCGAGCGTCATCCGCATCGCCCCCGCCCTGACCATCGGCGACGCCGAGGTCGAAGAATTCCTCGCACTCTTCCGGGAGGCGGTCGAGACCGTCGCCGCCGGCATCGATCAGGAGAACGCATCATGA
- the argF gene encoding ornithine carbamoyltransferase: MTRHFLRDDDLSPHEQTEILDLAVQIRADRWGRKPLDGPQTVAVIFDKSSTRTRVSFAVGIADLGGSPLIISTANSQLGGKETPSDTARVLERMVSAIVWRTYAQSGLEEMAAGTTVPVINALSDDFHPCQLLADLLTIRDAFGTLAGLTVAFLGDGASNMAQSYLLAGATAAMNVRVASPVEFAPHETVVGDADAIATSTGGSVTLFTDPFEAVAGADVVVTDTWVSMGKEEEKAHRIAAMGGYKVTQELMDTAKPGAIFLHCLPADRGYEVDPEVIDGPQSVIWNEAENRLHAQKALLTWLLAKNAA, translated from the coding sequence ATGACCCGTCACTTCCTCCGCGACGACGACCTTTCGCCGCACGAGCAGACCGAGATCCTCGACCTCGCCGTGCAGATCCGCGCCGACCGCTGGGGGCGCAAGCCTCTCGATGGACCGCAGACGGTGGCCGTGATCTTCGACAAGTCGTCGACGCGCACCAGGGTGTCGTTCGCGGTCGGCATCGCCGACCTCGGTGGCAGCCCGCTCATCATCAGCACCGCCAACAGCCAGCTCGGCGGCAAGGAGACGCCGTCCGACACGGCGCGTGTGCTCGAGCGCATGGTCTCGGCCATCGTGTGGCGCACCTACGCGCAGTCCGGCCTCGAGGAGATGGCTGCCGGCACCACGGTGCCCGTCATCAACGCGCTCTCCGATGACTTCCACCCGTGCCAGCTGCTCGCCGACCTGCTCACGATTCGGGATGCCTTCGGCACGCTCGCGGGCCTCACCGTCGCCTTCCTCGGCGACGGTGCCAGCAACATGGCGCAGTCCTACCTGCTCGCCGGCGCGACGGCCGCCATGAACGTGCGCGTCGCATCCCCCGTCGAGTTCGCTCCGCACGAGACGGTGGTCGGCGACGCGGATGCCATCGCCACGAGCACGGGCGGCTCGGTCACGCTCTTCACCGATCCGTTCGAGGCGGTCGCCGGCGCCGACGTCGTCGTCACCGACACCTGGGTGTCGATGGGCAAAGAAGAGGAGAAGGCGCACCGCATCGCTGCGATGGGCGGCTACAAGGTCACCCAGGAGCTGATGGACACGGCCAAGCCCGGCGCGATCTTCCTGCACTGCCTGCCCGCCGACCGCGGTTACGAGGTCGACCCCGAGGTCATCGACGGCCCGCAGAGCGTCATCTGGAACGAGGCGGAGAACCGCTTGCACGCCCAGAAGGCGCTCCTGACGTGGCTGCTGGCAAAGAACGCGGCCTGA
- the argH gene encoding argininosuccinate lyase: protein MTEEQQANRAGEAGALWGGRFAGGPSPELTELSRSTQFDWRLAPYDIAGSKAHAAALAAAGYLSASELIDMTAALDALLADVTSGAFGPQASDEDVHSALERGLVERAGDLGGKLRAGRSRNDQIATLVRLFLRDHSERIARLVLDLIDALAAQAEAHPNAIMPGRTHLQHAQPVLLAHHLLAHCWPLVRDLERIRDWRARSDASPYGSGALAGNTLGLDAGLVADRLGFSVVVENSIDGTAARDLVAEFAYITAQLGIDVSRFAEEIILWNTREFGFVTLSDSYSTGSSIMPQKKNPDIAELARGKAGRLIGNLSGLLATLKGLPLAYNRDIQEDKEPVFDSVDTLEVLLPAFTGMVATLRFHTERMRELAPQGYSLATDVAEWLVKQHVPFRDAHEITGKLVAHAEANGLELDEVDDAALVAISPHLTPEVRSVLTIEGSVGSRSGIGGTAPERVADQRAHLTERVRVLADALFPAGDVR from the coding sequence ATGACTGAAGAACAGCAGGCGAACAGGGCCGGGGAGGCCGGCGCGCTCTGGGGCGGACGATTCGCGGGCGGTCCGTCCCCCGAGCTCACCGAGTTGAGCCGCTCGACGCAGTTCGACTGGCGGCTGGCCCCGTACGACATCGCCGGCTCGAAGGCGCATGCCGCAGCGCTCGCCGCGGCCGGCTACCTGAGCGCGAGTGAGCTCATCGACATGACGGCGGCGCTCGACGCGCTGTTGGCCGATGTGACGAGCGGCGCCTTCGGGCCGCAGGCATCCGATGAAGACGTGCACTCCGCTCTGGAGCGAGGCCTCGTCGAGCGTGCGGGCGACCTCGGCGGCAAGCTGCGCGCGGGTCGAAGCCGCAACGACCAGATCGCCACGCTCGTGCGGCTGTTCCTGCGCGACCACTCCGAGCGAATCGCCCGGCTCGTGCTCGACCTGATCGACGCCCTCGCGGCGCAGGCGGAGGCGCACCCGAACGCGATCATGCCCGGGCGCACGCACCTTCAGCACGCCCAGCCCGTGTTGCTCGCGCACCACCTCCTCGCGCACTGCTGGCCGCTGGTGCGCGACCTCGAGCGCATCCGCGACTGGCGAGCGCGGTCGGATGCCTCCCCCTACGGCTCCGGCGCCCTCGCCGGCAACACCCTCGGCCTCGACGCCGGCCTCGTCGCCGACCGACTGGGATTCTCCGTCGTGGTCGAGAACTCGATCGACGGCACGGCCGCCCGCGATCTCGTCGCCGAGTTCGCGTACATCACGGCGCAACTCGGCATCGACGTATCCCGGTTCGCCGAGGAGATCATCCTCTGGAACACGCGCGAGTTCGGCTTCGTCACGCTCAGCGACTCGTATTCGACCGGGTCGTCGATCATGCCGCAGAAGAAGAACCCCGACATCGCCGAGCTGGCCCGCGGCAAGGCCGGCCGCCTGATCGGCAATCTCTCCGGGCTGCTGGCCACGCTCAAGGGCCTCCCGCTCGCGTACAACCGCGACATCCAAGAAGACAAGGAGCCGGTGTTCGACTCGGTCGACACGCTCGAGGTGCTTCTCCCGGCGTTCACCGGCATGGTCGCGACCCTTCGATTCCACACCGAGCGCATGCGCGAGCTCGCACCTCAGGGCTATTCGTTGGCGACGGACGTGGCCGAGTGGCTCGTCAAGCAGCACGTGCCGTTCCGCGACGCACACGAGATCACGGGCAAGCTCGTCGCCCACGCCGAGGCGAACGGCCTGGAGCTCGACGAGGTCGACGATGCGGCGCTCGTCGCGATCTCGCCGCATCTGACTCCCGAGGTGCGCTCGGTGCTCACCATCGAGGGCTCCGTGGGGTCGCGCAGCGGCATCGGCGGAACGGCGCCCGAGCGCGTCGCCGATCAGCGTGCCCACCTCACCGAGCGGGTCCGTGTGCTCGCGGACGCGCTGTTCCCTGCGGGCGACGTGCGATGA
- a CDS encoding DNA-3-methyladenine glycosylase, whose translation MPSLDRSFFDRPPIEVAPQLLGARLTHITDEGPVTLRITEVEAYLGDGTDPGSHAFRGKTARNAVMFGPPGHVYTYFTYGMHTCANLVCLPEGQASGLLLRGAEVVDGIELARERRGSSVKDRDLARGPARLTIAAGIRLDEGGSDVFAPPFVFEAPAEPVTAFATGPRTGLSGPGGDGMLYPWRFWIPGDPTVSPYKRHPRAHSATAAPGA comes from the coding sequence ATGCCGTCGCTCGACCGTTCCTTCTTCGACCGGCCTCCGATCGAGGTTGCGCCGCAGTTGCTCGGTGCCAGGCTGACCCACATCACCGATGAGGGGCCGGTGACGCTGCGCATCACCGAGGTCGAGGCGTATCTGGGAGACGGAACCGATCCTGGATCGCACGCGTTCCGCGGCAAGACCGCGCGCAACGCCGTGATGTTCGGTCCGCCCGGCCACGTGTACACCTATTTCACCTACGGCATGCACACGTGTGCCAACCTGGTCTGCCTGCCGGAGGGGCAGGCATCCGGTCTGCTGCTGCGCGGAGCGGAGGTGGTCGACGGCATCGAGCTCGCGCGCGAGCGGCGGGGGAGCAGCGTGAAAGACCGCGACCTTGCGCGGGGACCCGCCCGGCTCACGATCGCGGCCGGCATCCGGCTCGACGAGGGCGGTTCCGATGTGTTCGCGCCGCCGTTCGTGTTCGAGGCGCCGGCCGAACCGGTCACCGCGTTCGCCACCGGCCCGCGCACGGGTCTCAGCGGCCCCGGCGGCGACGGGATGCTCTATCCCTGGCGCTTCTGGATCCCCGGCGACCCGACGGTGTCGCCCTACAAGCGGCATCCGAGGGCGCACTCCGCGACAGCTGCTCCCGGGGCGTGA
- a CDS encoding DNA-binding protein has translation MFVITADQVDSRNRADVVAETQASLQTRFGSALVLPVDRNAGDEVQLVTDDARTALDIVLALDRTNDWSIGVGCGAVREPLPDSARAATGPAFFAARDAVQSAKKRQLRFAIRSGAESEREPASDLEALTDLLLTVRGRRSAAGWELYDLLLTGITQREAAERLGISEPAVSSRARAAGIHPEASSTPAIARLMNDLDTRSVEGAPA, from the coding sequence ATGTTCGTGATCACCGCAGACCAGGTGGACAGCAGGAACCGCGCCGATGTCGTGGCCGAGACGCAGGCATCCCTTCAGACGCGGTTCGGCTCGGCGCTCGTACTGCCCGTGGATCGCAATGCCGGCGACGAGGTGCAGCTGGTCACCGACGACGCCCGCACCGCGCTGGACATCGTGCTCGCGCTCGACCGCACGAACGACTGGAGCATCGGCGTCGGCTGCGGTGCGGTGCGGGAGCCGTTGCCCGACAGCGCACGCGCGGCCACCGGACCGGCCTTCTTCGCCGCCAGGGATGCCGTGCAATCGGCCAAAAAGCGTCAGCTGCGATTCGCCATCCGGTCGGGCGCCGAGTCGGAACGGGAACCGGCGTCGGATCTCGAAGCGCTCACGGACCTGCTGCTCACCGTGCGCGGGCGCCGCAGCGCTGCCGGATGGGAACTGTACGACCTGCTGCTGACCGGGATCACGCAGCGCGAGGCAGCGGAACGGCTCGGCATCAGCGAGCCGGCCGTGAGCTCGCGGGCGCGGGCTGCCGGCATCCATCCAGAGGCGTCGTCGACACCGGCCATCGCTAGGCTGATGAACGACTTGGACACCCGCTCGGTCGAAGGAGCCCCCGCATGA
- the tyrS gene encoding tyrosine--tRNA ligase has translation MPADVLATQSNDPTFHDIWDELLWRGHVHVSTDADALRAALAAGPITYYCGFDPTAPSLHLGNLVQLIVMRRLQLAGHRPLGLVGGSTGLIGDPKPSAERTLNTKETVATWVGYLQGQVSRFLSDDGDNAVRLVNNLDWTAPLSAIDFLRDVGKHYRVGTMLKKDAVSARLNSEAGISYTEFSYQILQGYDFLELYRQYDCVLQTGGSDQWGNLTSGTDLIHRVTGASVHAIGTPLVTNSDGTKFGKSEGNAVWLDPALTSPYAFYQFWLNALDSDVIDRLKVFTFLPRAEIDRLEQAVADEPYKREAQRTLAREVTTLVHGREATDAVIAAAEALFGNGDLATADARTLEAALRELPNTTTAPDAPIAQLLVDTELTSSLSDARRAIAQGGVYVNNEKIEDAAATIEGRALPSGVAVLRRGKKTLAGVFVE, from the coding sequence GTGCCAGCCGACGTCCTCGCCACACAGAGCAACGACCCCACGTTCCACGACATCTGGGATGAGCTTCTCTGGCGCGGTCACGTGCACGTCTCGACCGATGCGGATGCCCTGCGTGCGGCACTCGCCGCCGGCCCTATCACCTACTACTGCGGCTTCGATCCGACGGCACCGAGCCTTCATCTCGGCAACCTCGTGCAGCTGATCGTGATGCGCCGACTGCAGCTCGCCGGCCATCGCCCGCTCGGGTTGGTCGGGGGCTCGACGGGACTCATCGGAGACCCCAAGCCGTCGGCCGAGCGCACGCTCAACACGAAGGAGACCGTCGCGACCTGGGTCGGCTACCTGCAGGGTCAGGTGTCCCGGTTCCTCAGCGACGACGGCGACAACGCGGTGCGCCTGGTCAACAACCTCGATTGGACGGCCCCGCTGTCCGCCATCGACTTCCTCCGCGACGTGGGCAAGCACTACCGCGTCGGCACCATGCTCAAGAAGGATGCCGTCTCCGCACGCCTCAACTCCGAGGCGGGCATCAGCTACACCGAGTTCAGCTACCAGATCCTGCAGGGGTACGACTTCCTCGAGCTGTACCGCCAGTACGACTGCGTGCTGCAGACAGGGGGCAGCGACCAGTGGGGCAACCTGACGAGCGGAACCGATCTCATCCATCGCGTCACGGGAGCGAGCGTGCATGCGATCGGCACGCCGCTGGTGACCAACAGCGACGGCACCAAGTTCGGCAAGAGCGAGGGCAACGCCGTCTGGCTCGACCCGGCTCTGACGAGTCCTTACGCGTTCTACCAGTTCTGGCTCAACGCACTCGACAGTGACGTGATCGATCGGCTGAAGGTCTTCACCTTCCTCCCGCGTGCCGAGATCGATCGACTCGAGCAGGCGGTGGCCGACGAGCCCTACAAGCGCGAAGCCCAGCGCACCCTGGCGAGGGAGGTCACCACTCTCGTGCATGGACGCGAGGCGACGGATGCCGTCATCGCGGCAGCAGAGGCGCTCTTCGGCAACGGAGATCTTGCCACGGCGGATGCCCGCACTCTCGAGGCGGCGCTTCGCGAGCTCCCGAACACCACGACCGCGCCGGACGCCCCGATCGCCCAGCTTCTGGTCGACACGGAGCTCACGTCGAGCCTTTCCGATGCGCGACGAGCCATCGCCCAGGGCGGGGTGTACGTGAACAACGAGAAGATCGAGGACGCCGCGGCGACCATCGAGGGCCGGGCACTCCCGAGCGGCGTCGCGGTGCTCCGCAGGGGCAAGAAGACTCTCGCCGGCGTCTTCGTCGAGTGA
- a CDS encoding HAD-IIA family hydrolase → MPAEGRKGGLFRKNAGGTPLAGIDVVLADLDGVLYAGPDAIPYAVESLTAAQRAGIRVGCLTNNAARTDRAVADHLSQLGFEVRPDDVVTSPQAAMRLLVELIEPGSTVMVVGGDGLVAEVDKAGFEVTRSAHDKPVAVVQGFAPEVGWLQLAEASFALADEAVHWVATNTDWTIPQARGVAPGNGTLVSAVHTAVGRLPVVAGKPERPMYDLAVERFGAASPLAIGDRLDTDILGANRAGIPSVLVLTGIDKAKQVLAAGEEERPRYLLADLRELDEPYPEPKISRSGDAVRVREASVRLEGSAVRIVDRGSSEIDLLRAASTLIWNSGRPIYALEVPEELYA, encoded by the coding sequence ATGCCCGCTGAGGGGCGCAAGGGCGGACTGTTCCGCAAGAACGCCGGCGGCACGCCGCTGGCCGGCATCGATGTGGTGCTCGCCGACCTCGACGGGGTGCTCTACGCGGGCCCCGATGCGATTCCGTACGCCGTCGAGTCGTTGACGGCGGCGCAGCGCGCGGGCATCCGGGTCGGATGCCTCACGAACAACGCCGCGCGCACCGATCGAGCCGTGGCCGACCACCTCTCGCAGCTCGGGTTCGAGGTGCGGCCCGACGATGTGGTCACCTCCCCACAGGCGGCGATGCGACTGCTCGTCGAACTGATCGAACCCGGCTCGACGGTGATGGTCGTCGGCGGGGACGGACTGGTCGCCGAGGTGGACAAAGCCGGGTTCGAGGTGACGCGCTCTGCGCACGACAAGCCGGTGGCCGTCGTGCAGGGGTTCGCGCCCGAGGTGGGGTGGCTGCAGCTGGCCGAGGCATCCTTCGCCCTCGCCGACGAGGCGGTGCACTGGGTGGCGACGAACACCGACTGGACGATCCCGCAGGCACGCGGGGTGGCGCCGGGCAACGGCACCCTGGTCTCCGCGGTGCACACGGCGGTCGGACGACTGCCCGTCGTCGCCGGCAAGCCCGAGCGGCCGATGTACGACCTCGCGGTCGAACGATTCGGTGCGGCGTCGCCGCTGGCGATCGGCGATCGGCTCGACACGGACATCCTCGGTGCGAACAGAGCCGGCATCCCCTCCGTTCTGGTGCTGACCGGCATCGACAAGGCGAAGCAGGTGCTCGCGGCAGGTGAAGAGGAGCGTCCGCGCTACCTGCTCGCCGACCTGCGCGAACTCGACGAGCCGTACCCGGAGCCGAAGATCTCCCGCTCGGGCGATGCCGTGCGCGTGCGCGAGGCATCGGTGCGGCTCGAGGGCAGCGCGGTGCGCATCGTCGATCGCGGCTCCAGCGAGATCGATCTGCTGCGTGCGGCGAGCACGCTCATCTGGAACAGCGGGCGACCGATCTATGCGCTCGAGGTGCCGGAAGAGCTTTACGCCTGA
- a CDS encoding TlyA family RNA methyltransferase, protein MSESRLDAAVTARGLARSRTHAARLIAEGRVSVDGRPAVKASTKVADESAITVAEADHYVSRAAHKLIAALDGFGIDPAGVTALDVGASTGGFTQVLLERGARHVVALDVGHGQLNPTIATDQRVTVAEGVNVRYLDAAELGVLTGERAVDLVVGDLSFISLTLVLPPLVGAVGRDAEFVVLVKPQFEVGRTGIKEGIVRNSALREDAVTSVMWAAWDLGLPTAGILASPIVGSHGNREYLLWLSAREGRHPTEWLDEIGAMVGE, encoded by the coding sequence ATGTCTGAGTCCCGTCTCGACGCGGCGGTGACCGCCCGCGGACTCGCGCGTTCTCGCACGCACGCGGCGAGGCTCATCGCCGAGGGTCGCGTGAGCGTGGATGGCCGGCCGGCGGTGAAGGCATCCACCAAGGTAGCGGATGAGAGTGCGATCACCGTCGCCGAGGCAGACCACTACGTGAGCCGCGCTGCGCACAAGCTGATCGCGGCGCTCGACGGGTTCGGCATCGACCCTGCGGGCGTGACGGCGTTGGATGTCGGCGCGTCCACCGGCGGGTTCACGCAGGTGCTCCTCGAGCGTGGAGCGCGGCACGTCGTCGCGCTCGACGTGGGGCACGGACAGCTGAATCCGACGATCGCGACGGACCAGCGGGTCACCGTCGCCGAGGGCGTGAACGTGCGGTATCTCGACGCCGCCGAGTTGGGCGTGCTCACCGGAGAACGCGCCGTCGACCTCGTGGTCGGCGACCTCTCGTTCATCTCGCTCACCCTCGTGCTGCCGCCGCTCGTCGGGGCCGTCGGACGCGATGCCGAGTTCGTCGTGCTCGTCAAGCCGCAATTCGAGGTGGGGCGCACGGGCATCAAGGAAGGCATCGTGCGCAACAGCGCGTTGCGGGAGGATGCCGTCACCTCCGTGATGTGGGCCGCGTGGGATCTCGGGCTGCCGACCGCCGGCATCCTTGCGTCCCCCATTGTCGGAAGTCACGGCAATCGCGAGTACCTGTTGTGGCTCAGCGCGCGCGAGGGCCGGCATCCGACAGAATGGTTGGACGAGATCGGCGCGATGGTGGGAGAGTGA
- the recN gene encoding DNA repair protein RecN, giving the protein MIEEISIRDLGVIESATLPLGAGFTALTGETGAGKTMVVTALGLLLGQRADSAVVRSGAGQLWVEGRWQVPVDGEVAERVRDAGGDLDDAGEASIGELVLSRSVAAEGRSRAVVGGRGAPVSVLAELAEQLVVVHGQSDQIRLRSATAQREALDRFGGAGLDSVLAAYQSAYRRWNANSAELAELIDDRDRRAREADDLRVALSEIEAVAPEPGEDETLAEQAERLTNLETLRLGAAVAREALSTEDAEGPDVRGLLETARRELERAGAHDPALQELAEQVAGLGFQVDDAAAQLSTYLAALDADGAHDLEVIQERRAELSALVRKYGPTLDEVMEQAASGGKRLAELEGDEERIEQLTSTVRDDLAEVERCGASLSQLRSTAAASLAEQVTAELGALAMADAEIVVDVQQRDEFTLTGRDAVSILLRPHNGAEPRPLGKGASGGELSRVMLAIEVVLAGNDPVPTFVFDEIDAGVGGAAAIEIGRRLARLARSAQVIVVTHLAQVAAFATNHLTVVKAGDGSVTASSVRQLTGDERVAEMARLLSGLPDSESGLAHARELIELAEEKAAASR; this is encoded by the coding sequence GTGATTGAGGAGATTTCGATCAGGGACCTCGGCGTGATCGAGTCGGCGACGCTGCCGCTCGGTGCGGGCTTCACCGCGCTCACGGGCGAGACCGGTGCTGGCAAGACCATGGTCGTCACGGCGCTCGGGCTGCTGCTCGGGCAGCGCGCCGACAGCGCCGTGGTGCGCTCGGGTGCCGGTCAGCTGTGGGTGGAGGGCCGTTGGCAGGTCCCGGTCGACGGCGAGGTCGCCGAGCGGGTGCGGGATGCCGGGGGAGACCTCGACGACGCGGGCGAGGCATCCATCGGGGAGCTGGTGCTGAGCAGGTCGGTGGCGGCAGAGGGCCGGAGCAGGGCCGTCGTCGGCGGCCGCGGCGCGCCGGTGAGCGTGCTCGCCGAGCTCGCGGAACAGCTCGTGGTGGTGCACGGGCAGTCCGACCAGATCAGACTTCGCTCGGCGACGGCGCAGCGCGAGGCGCTCGATCGATTCGGCGGGGCCGGACTCGACTCGGTGCTCGCCGCATACCAGTCCGCCTACCGGCGGTGGAACGCGAACAGCGCCGAGCTTGCGGAGCTCATCGATGATCGCGACCGCCGCGCGCGCGAGGCTGACGACCTCAGGGTCGCACTCAGCGAGATCGAGGCCGTCGCACCCGAACCGGGCGAAGACGAGACACTCGCCGAACAGGCCGAGCGGCTGACGAATCTCGAGACGCTGCGCCTCGGAGCCGCCGTGGCCAGGGAGGCGCTGTCGACGGAAGACGCCGAAGGGCCCGACGTGCGCGGCCTGCTGGAGACGGCGCGTCGCGAGCTCGAAAGGGCGGGGGCGCACGATCCCGCCCTGCAGGAGCTCGCCGAGCAGGTCGCGGGTCTCGGGTTCCAGGTGGACGACGCTGCTGCTCAACTCTCGACCTATCTCGCTGCGCTCGACGCGGACGGCGCGCACGATCTCGAGGTGATCCAGGAGCGTCGAGCCGAGCTCTCCGCTCTGGTGCGCAAGTACGGGCCCACGCTCGACGAGGTCATGGAGCAGGCGGCGAGCGGCGGCAAGCGACTCGCCGAGCTGGAAGGCGACGAGGAGCGCATCGAGCAGCTGACGTCGACGGTGCGAGACGATCTCGCGGAGGTCGAGAGGTGCGGGGCATCCCTTTCCCAATTGCGCTCGACCGCGGCCGCCTCGCTCGCCGAGCAGGTGACAGCGGAGCTCGGGGCTCTGGCGATGGCCGACGCCGAGATCGTGGTCGACGTGCAGCAGCGCGACGAGTTCACGCTCACGGGGCGTGATGCGGTCTCGATCCTGTTGCGTCCGCACAACGGTGCGGAGCCGCGGCCGCTCGGCAAGGGCGCGTCCGGCGGCGAGCTGTCGCGAGTGATGTTGGCGATCGAGGTGGTGCTCGCCGGCAACGATCCGGTGCCCACGTTCGTGTTCGACGAGATCGACGCGGGCGTCGGCGGCGCCGCAGCGATCGAGATCGGTCGTCGACTCGCCCGACTGGCGCGGTCGGCGCAGGTGATCGTCGTGACGCACCTGGCCCAGGTGGCGGCCTTCGCGACGAATCATCTCACCGTCGTGAAGGCCGGCGACGGGTCGGTGACGGCGTCCAGCGTGCGACAGCTGACCGGCGACGAGCGCGTGGCGGAGATGGCGAGGCTGCTCTCCGGACTGCCCGACTCGGAAAGCGGGCTCGCGCATGCGCGCGAACTCATCGAGCTGGCCGAGGAGAAGGCCGCAGCTTCGCGCTGA